In the Campylobacter lari genome, AAAAATGGGAAAAGATTTTACAAGAGTATCATTTAGAATCTGAATTTAAATTTTTCTATACTCCTAGAAGATTAGTTTTTATTCATGAAAATTTTAAAGAAAAACAAGATGATTCTTTTGTGGAATTTATAGGTGCACCTAGGGCGATAGCTTATAAAGATGGAAAGCTTACTCAAGCAGGGCTTAGTTTTTTAGAAAAAAGTGGTTTAAAAGAAGAAGAGCTTGAATTTAAAGAAATTAAAGGCAAAGAAGTCTTGTATTGTCAAAAACAAGTGCAAGGATTACAGAGCAAAGCAGTTTTAGCTCAAATGATTGAAGCTTTCTTAAAAAGCTTGAGCTTTGGTAAAACTATGAGATGGGGCGATGGTAGTTTTGAATTTATTAGAGCTATTCGCTCGCTTTGTTGTGTATTAAATGATGAGTTGATTGAGTTTGAAAGCTATGGCGTTAAAAGTGCAAAAAGTACTTTTGTACATAGAAGTGTTAGTTATGATTTGATAGCTTTTGCGAATATTGATGAGTATTTTAAAACTTTAGAGCAAAATTATATTATTTTAGATCAAGAACAAAGAAAAAAGCTTATCATTGAACAGTTAAAGATGCTTGAAAAAGAAAATGATATTACTATTGCAGAAGATGATGAGCTTTTAGCTGAGGTTGTAGCTATTACAGAGTATCCAAAGGCATTATTAGGGCATTTTGAAAAAGAGTATTTAGAAATCCCAAGTGAGGTAATCATCACTTCCATGAGAGAAAACCAACGCTATTTTGCAGTATTTAAAAACAATACTTTAAGCAATCATTTTATTGTAGTTTCTAATGCGGTTTGCGAGGATTATTCTAAAATCATTAATGGAAATGAAAGAGTTTTAAGAGCAAGATTAAGTGATGCGATGTTTTTTTGGAAAAATGACTTAGCACAGGGCTTAAATAATGATAAAATAAGCCAAATGGTTTATCTTGAAGGACTTGGAACCTTAAAAGATAAAATCATTAGAGAACAAAAAATCGCTGCTAAGCTTTGTGAGGTTTTTGCTAATACTCAAAAAGATGAAATCTTAAAAGCCATAGAATACTCAAAAGCTGATCTAAGTACTCAAATGGTGTATGAATTTACTGATCTTCAAGGCATTATGGGATCTTATTATGCCAAGGCTATGGGTATGAGCGATGAGCTTGCTTTGGCGATTAAAGAACAATACCTTCCAAATGGCGATAATTCAGCTATGCCAAGTAATGAATTTAGTTCTATTGTAGCTTTAGCTTATAAATTTGATACACTTATGGGGCTTTTTTCGATGGGAAAAATCCCAAGTGGTACAAAAGATCCTTATGCTTTAAGAAGAGCAGCAAATGGTGTTTTAAAAATTATCCTAGCTTTAAATAAAAATTTTGATCTTAAGATATTTTTAGAAGCAATAGCTAGTGAGTATAAAAGCTTTGATTTGAAAATTTTATTAGATTTTATCTTAGAGCGTTTATATACTTTTTATGAAGTAAATGCTTCTTTTGTTAAAGCTGTGCTTAGCTCTAAAACTTATGATGTTATTTATATTGATTCTTGTATTAAAGCTTTGATTCAAAGTGCAAATAAGGCAGATTTTAGTCAAAATTTTGCTACCTTTAAGCGTTTGGCGAATATTGCAGTATTGAGTGAAGTTCAAATTAATGAAAATTTGTTTAATACTCAAGAGGAAAAAGATTTATATCAAGCTTTTATGCAGTGTAAAACAAAAGAAAATAATACACAAGAGCTTTTAGAAAGTCTTTTTGCGCTAAAACCACAAATTGATGCTTTTTTTGATAAAGTGATGATTAATGACAAAGATGAAAATATCAAAAATAATCGCCAAGCTTTGGTGTGTGCAATTTATCGTGAGTTTTTAAAAATAGCTGATATTAAAGAGCTTAGTGTATGAGAAAAATTCTTTTTTTTCTATGTTTTTTAATTTTTACTTTAGAAGCTAGAGAGATTGAGCTTGTAAAAGGGCAAGTGGTTTTTTTAGAATTTGATAAAAGTAATTTTTTGCAAGTTAGTTCAAATTCTAAAAAACTTCCTTTTTTTGAGTATAAAAATAAAATCGTTGTTAGCATAGCTATGCCTTATAAAAATCCTAAAGATAGAAAGTTAATAGCTGAATTTAAAGATAATTCTAAAGAAGAAATTGATATAAAATTTAGCGAAGGAAACTATAAAAAAGAATTTTTAAAAGTTAGTGCTTCTAAGGTCAATCCACCTAAAGAAACACTTGATCGCATTAGCAAAGAATATCAAGAAGCTATTAAGGTTTATAATACTTATACTAATACAGCTTTATTTGAAGGCAATTTTACATACCCTTTAGAAAGTAAAATTACAAGTGATTTTGGAAAAGCAAGATTGTTTAATGATACTCTTAAAAGTTATCATAGCGGAACTGATTTTAGAGCAGCAAGTGGAACAAAAATTTATGCGAGCAATGATGGTATTGTAAGGATTGCTTCAAATCGTTACTATGCAGGAAATTCAGTGGTGATTGACCATGGATATGGGATTTATTCTCAATATTATCATCTATCAAAACTTAATGTAAAAGTAGGACAAAAGGTAAAAAAAGGCGAGCTTGTAGGTTTGAGTGGAGCTAGTGGTAGGGTTACAGGGCCACATTTGCATTTTGGAATTTTAGTTAATGGTGTGCAAGTTGATCCACTTGATTTTATCGCTAAATTTAATGCTTTATAATGATAGCTTTTAGTGAGTTTTTTCAAAATTGGATTGATAAATATTACTCCCAAGCTGTGAGTGTTGGCAAAAATGGAGATTTTTATACTGCAGTTAGTGTGGGAAATCTTTTTGGAGTGCTCTTAGCTAACCATTTTTTAGAACTTATAGATGATAAAAAACTAACTTTACCGGTTGAAGTTGTAGAAATAGGGGCAAATGAAGGGCATTTAATGCTTGATTTCATACAAGCTTTATACACTCTTAGAGCTGATGTTTTAGAGCAGATTGAGTGTTTTATCATAGAGCCACATGAAAAGTTAAGATGTGCTCAAAAAAAACTTTTTGATGAGTATGATTTGGACGTGAAAATTTATAATTCTTTAGAAGAATGTCATTTTAAAAATGCCTTTTTTTATGCTAATGAATTATTTGATTGTTTTGCGTGTGAACTTATAAAAGATAGAACAATGGCATATGTTGATGATGATTTAAACATTGTTTTTAAGCTTATGAATGAAGATCTTTTAAAAGAATGTGAAAAATATGCTATCACTAATAGTGAGCTTTGTATCTCTTATAAGCCTTTTTTATCCAAATTAAAACAAACTTGTGAAAAACTAACTTTTGCATGTTTTGATTATGCAAAAAAAGAAGAAAAAATTAGTATTAGAATGTATAAAAATCACCAAGTGTATAATCTTTTTGAAGAGAATTTAAAAGATTTTTTTGCTAAAAGTGATATTACATATAATGTAAATTTTGACCATTTTTTACAAGTTTTAAAAGAAGAGGGCTTTGAAGTGTTAGAGTATAAAAACCAAAATCAAGCCTTAATTGACTTTGGCTTAGAAGAAATTATCGAGCATGCTAAAAATACTAACCCCCAAATTTGTAAAAACTTTACCAGCCAAAGTAAAAATTTGATGTTTAACTTTGGCGATAAGTTTAAGTTTTTAGAATTTAAGCTTTAAAATCACTGCTTGTAATATCAAGCCCAAAACCTTTTAAGCCTATAAATTCTTTATCGGTATTTTGACTTAGAAGTTTGATTTTTGAAATTTTTAAATACCTTAAAATTTGCGCTCCTATGCCGTAATTTTTAAATTGTGTGTTTTCTTGTTTTTCATTTTTCATGAAAATGATTACGCCACCTTTTTGGCTTAAAAACTCAATTTGTTTTAATAATTCATTAAATTTATTAGAAGTTAGAAGCTCAAAGTCGCTTCCACTAAGATAAAATTTAACATTCTCACATTCTTTCAAAGCGCCAAAGCTAAAAGCTATATGTTCATTTTCATTATGATCTTTAAAAGTCATTTTTTTAGCTTTAAAACCTGCTAAAATACTGTCTTCTTCTTTGATTAAAGAAATCAAACTTTCATTTTTTAAACGATACTCGATTAAATCTGAAATAGTAATCATATTAATAGCATGCTTTTTGCAAAACTCAAGCAAATCGCTTCTTCTAGCCATATCTCCATTATCTTTAACAATTTCACATATCACGCATGCTTCTTTTAATCCTGCCAAGCGACATAAATCCACTGTTCCCTCGGTATGGCCTGTTCTTTCTAAAACTCCGCCTTTTT is a window encoding:
- the glyS gene encoding glycine--tRNA ligase subunit beta gives rise to the protein MKLLIEIGTEELPAIPLLKELPNITKKWEKILQEYHLESEFKFFYTPRRLVFIHENFKEKQDDSFVEFIGAPRAIAYKDGKLTQAGLSFLEKSGLKEEELEFKEIKGKEVLYCQKQVQGLQSKAVLAQMIEAFLKSLSFGKTMRWGDGSFEFIRAIRSLCCVLNDELIEFESYGVKSAKSTFVHRSVSYDLIAFANIDEYFKTLEQNYIILDQEQRKKLIIEQLKMLEKENDITIAEDDELLAEVVAITEYPKALLGHFEKEYLEIPSEVIITSMRENQRYFAVFKNNTLSNHFIVVSNAVCEDYSKIINGNERVLRARLSDAMFFWKNDLAQGLNNDKISQMVYLEGLGTLKDKIIREQKIAAKLCEVFANTQKDEILKAIEYSKADLSTQMVYEFTDLQGIMGSYYAKAMGMSDELALAIKEQYLPNGDNSAMPSNEFSSIVALAYKFDTLMGLFSMGKIPSGTKDPYALRRAANGVLKIILALNKNFDLKIFLEAIASEYKSFDLKILLDFILERLYTFYEVNASFVKAVLSSKTYDVIYIDSCIKALIQSANKADFSQNFATFKRLANIAVLSEVQINENLFNTQEEKDLYQAFMQCKTKENNTQELLESLFALKPQIDAFFDKVMINDKDENIKNNRQALVCAIYREFLKIADIKELSV
- the pgp3 gene encoding peptidoglycan metallopeptidase Pgp3, giving the protein MRKILFFLCFLIFTLEAREIELVKGQVVFLEFDKSNFLQVSSNSKKLPFFEYKNKIVVSIAMPYKNPKDRKLIAEFKDNSKEEIDIKFSEGNYKKEFLKVSASKVNPPKETLDRISKEYQEAIKVYNTYTNTALFEGNFTYPLESKITSDFGKARLFNDTLKSYHSGTDFRAASGTKIYASNDGIVRIASNRYYAGNSVVIDHGYGIYSQYYHLSKLNVKVGQKVKKGELVGLSGASGRVTGPHLHFGILVNGVQVDPLDFIAKFNAL
- a CDS encoding SAM-dependent methyltransferase, encoding MAFSEFFQNWIDKYYSQAVSVGKNGDFYTAVSVGNLFGVLLANHFLELIDDKKLTLPVEVVEIGANEGHLMLDFIQALYTLRADVLEQIECFIIEPHEKLRCAQKKLFDEYDLDVKIYNSLEECHFKNAFFYANELFDCFACELIKDRTMAYVDDDLNIVFKLMNEDLLKECEKYAITNSELCISYKPFLSKLKQTCEKLTFACFDYAKKEEKISIRMYKNHQVYNLFEENLKDFFAKSDITYNVNFDHFLQVLKEEGFEVLEYKNQNQALIDFGLEEIIEHAKNTNPQICKNFTSQSKNLMFNFGDKFKFLEFKL
- a CDS encoding bifunctional 3,4-dihydroxy-2-butanone 4-phosphate synthase/GTP cyclohydrolase II produces the protein MGYISIEQAIKELQDGKMLVMVDAEDRENEGDLIFPAQFSSQEKINFTITHARGVVCVALSENLAKKFELPLMVPKNTSNHETAFTITVDAKNATTGVSAYERDMTIQIFADDNAKASDFVRPGHINPLIAKKGGVLERTGHTEGTVDLCRLAGLKEACVICEIVKDNGDMARRSDLLEFCKKHAINMITISDLIEYRLKNESLISLIKEEDSILAGFKAKKMTFKDHNENEHIAFSFGALKECENVKFYLSGSDFELLTSNKFNELLKQIEFLSQKGGVIIFMKNEKQENTQFKNYGIGAQILRYLKISKIKLLSQNTDKEFIGLKGFGLDITSSDFKA